Proteins found in one Pelmatolapia mariae isolate MD_Pm_ZW linkage group LG7, Pm_UMD_F_2, whole genome shotgun sequence genomic segment:
- the rassf9 gene encoding ras association domain-containing protein 9: MAPFGKNFLKARLKNRTKDAEPVVGKEIQVTVCNEEKVVCGVTKHTTCADMIQALLDDHKSIPESKRLLDGEPKDFCLVERWKGFERALPPLTRILRLWYAWGDQRPFIQFILVKTSDFVPQPAKKGGKSKGAKLKRCEHGRAQYSQSLPAEKQKRMVKKAFRKLEKLHMESKSSLGAEEIDQMVQLILNQDHTIREQIQRIRELDSEIERIELQVQQETKSETSLAQACSPNSKAHIEEQLQEYLYTSDGVVQLDMEVQRHQELILQLSHEIDAELRMASLALAQDEDQEGMAAGSWIPADTDEAFYTAEIERLRGELNHSLFTGVSIHNQAAEIDKQIKYFDNTLVSKDQECWQLAAQLSSLQITDSTEEEQPITVQGKSETQCGISQTVKLKHTLSPLDITDTDSDTGISSTHSQDSLSPCLDFPPPLDTDV; the protein is encoded by the coding sequence GACAAAAGATGCAGAGCCTGTGGTAGGAAAGGAGATCCAAGTTACTGTCTGCAATGAAGAGAAGGTTGTCTGTGGAGTAACAAAGCATACAACATGTGCAGATATGATTCAGGCATTACTGGATGATCACAAGTCAATCCCAGAGAGCAAGCGGCTACTGGATGGAGAACCCAAAGACTTCTGTCTCGTTGAACGGTGGAAGGgtttcgagagagctttgccaCCTCTTACCAGAATACTGAGACTCTGGTATGCTTGGGGTGATCAGAGGCCCTTCATACAGTTTATTCTAGTTAAAACCAGTGATTTCGTGCCTCAGCCTGCTAAGAAAGGTGGAAAGTCCAAAGGGGCCAAGCTGAAGCGATGTGAGCACGGTCGTGCTCAGTATTCCCAGTCTCTGCCAGCGGAAAAACAAAAGCGCATGGTAAAAAAAGCTTTCCGAAAGCTGGAGAAACTTCATATGGAGAGCAAAAGCTCCCTAGGTGCAGAGGAGATCGACCAGATGGTGCAACTTATTCTCAATCAGGACCACACAATTAGAGAGCAGATCCAGCGGATAAGGGAGCTAGATTCAGAGATTGAGCGGATTGAGCTGCAAGTCCAGCAAGAAACCAAGTCGGAGACTTCCTTGGCTCAGGCCTGCAGTCCAAATTCCAAGGCACACATTGAGGAGCAGCTGCAAGAATACTTGTACACCAGCGATGGGGTTGTACAGCTGGACATGGAGGTTCAGAGGCACCAGGAACTCATCCTCCAGTTGTCCCATGAAATTGACGCTGAGCTTAGGATGGCCAGCCTCGCTCTGGCTCAAGATGAAGACCAGGAAGGAATGGCCGCTGGTTCCTGGATCCCCGCTGACACAGACGAAGCATTTTATACTGCTGAAATCGAGAGGCTGCGGGGCGAACTGAATCACAGCCTCTTCACCGGTGTTTCCATTCACAACCAAGCTGCTGAAATAGACAAGCAGATAAAGTACTTTGACAATACACTGGTTTCTAAGGATCAAGAGTGCTGGCAGTTAGCCGCCCAGCTGAGCTCATTGCAAATCACGGACAGCACAGAGGAGGAGCAGCCCATAACAGTCCAAGGGAAAAGTGAGACCCAGTGCGGCATTTCTCAGACAGTGAAACTCAAACACACCCTGTCCCCTCTAGAcattacagacacagactcagacaCTGGGATTAGCTCCACACACAGTCAGGACTCTCTGTCACCGTGTCTCGATTTCCCTCCCCCGCTGGACACAGACGTTTGA